The following coding sequences are from one Kallotenue papyrolyticum window:
- a CDS encoding NYN domain-containing protein: MDNGKKRPDVAVFIDFENIYVSVREKFDAQPNFELIMDRCEDYGRIVLARAYADWYRYPRVTSALFANGVEPMYVPTYYYDREAGRTGRPIKNSVDIHLCIDVMRTLYTQSHIDKFILVTGDRDFIPLVNAVRQHGKEVIVIGIGGTASAHLAQSSDEFLFYEQIADLKSPQQRAESAKSERQERREKAEKAERGDGNGKIEQRREKAEKAERAAEPPVEAAEAPARNPFDTLVEAIHLARQRGFVSNLGSLKVLMRELDSGFNESKIRDRHGRPFSKFKDFVKEAERQGKVQIFTNGTVTEVFLPDEDPFKLSQFAEDLASEQAERELERELEREQERVEEREVAPPASSAAPAPSPAPVEPAAEEAPLAEEADTGRAVFQEREWTIFRNAMLQFQDPVRFADIFTMLRGLRNQEVLDLTNNELKELVKQAINRGMLQRTGRGARAYYRLSSQYRTAEETPAEQPPVRQPAAEVESAAGLSANGLAPALEHQTRDQDLLAPVAEPGSAAADDHAQAATAMDAATAAAPELTDVVATQAETQTAEAPPAKPRRHRRKKAAATAAEADPSPAEAQAVMSAPASAETPPAASTPPATDSSMASAAAPPAEQPPVAAASDDSTAAATKKRRSRRKKAQPPAGDEATETPGEST, from the coding sequence ATGGACAATGGGAAGAAGCGTCCCGACGTCGCCGTTTTCATCGATTTCGAGAACATCTACGTCTCGGTGCGCGAAAAATTCGACGCCCAGCCCAACTTCGAGCTGATTATGGACCGCTGCGAGGACTATGGCCGCATTGTCCTCGCGCGCGCCTACGCCGATTGGTATCGCTATCCGCGCGTAACCTCCGCGCTCTTCGCCAATGGCGTCGAGCCGATGTACGTGCCGACCTACTACTACGATCGCGAAGCCGGACGTACCGGCCGCCCGATCAAGAACAGCGTCGATATTCACCTCTGTATCGACGTGATGCGCACCCTGTACACCCAATCACATATCGACAAGTTTATCCTGGTCACGGGTGACCGTGATTTCATTCCGCTGGTCAATGCCGTGCGTCAGCATGGCAAAGAAGTGATTGTGATCGGCATTGGCGGCACCGCCAGCGCGCATCTAGCCCAAAGCAGCGACGAGTTCCTGTTCTATGAGCAGATTGCCGATCTGAAGTCGCCACAGCAGCGCGCCGAGTCAGCCAAGAGCGAGCGTCAGGAGCGGCGCGAAAAGGCCGAAAAGGCCGAACGTGGCGATGGCAACGGCAAGATTGAACAGCGCCGCGAGAAAGCCGAGAAGGCCGAACGCGCTGCCGAGCCGCCCGTTGAGGCCGCAGAAGCGCCCGCACGCAACCCCTTCGATACGTTGGTCGAAGCCATCCACCTGGCGCGCCAGCGCGGCTTCGTCAGCAACCTGGGCTCGCTCAAAGTGCTGATGCGCGAGCTGGACAGCGGCTTTAATGAGTCGAAGATCAGGGATCGCCATGGGCGGCCCTTCAGCAAGTTCAAGGACTTCGTCAAAGAGGCCGAACGCCAGGGCAAGGTACAGATCTTTACCAACGGCACCGTGACCGAGGTCTTCCTGCCGGACGAGGATCCCTTCAAGCTGAGCCAGTTCGCCGAGGATCTCGCCTCCGAGCAGGCCGAGCGCGAGCTGGAACGCGAACTGGAACGCGAACAGGAGCGCGTCGAGGAGCGTGAGGTTGCGCCGCCGGCGAGCAGCGCCGCGCCGGCGCCCAGCCCAGCGCCGGTCGAACCCGCCGCCGAGGAAGCGCCGCTGGCCGAAGAAGCCGATACTGGCCGCGCCGTCTTCCAGGAGCGCGAGTGGACGATCTTCCGCAATGCTATGCTCCAGTTCCAGGACCCGGTGCGCTTCGCCGATATCTTTACCATGCTGCGCGGCCTGCGCAACCAAGAAGTGCTCGATCTGACCAACAACGAATTGAAGGAACTGGTTAAGCAGGCGATCAATCGCGGCATGTTGCAACGCACCGGCCGTGGCGCACGCGCCTACTACCGTCTCAGCTCGCAGTATCGCACCGCCGAGGAGACGCCCGCCGAGCAACCGCCCGTGCGGCAGCCCGCTGCTGAAGTCGAAAGCGCCGCCGGCCTAAGCGCCAATGGTCTGGCACCGGCGCTTGAGCACCAGACGCGCGACCAGGATCTGCTCGCGCCGGTAGCTGAGCCCGGAAGTGCAGCAGCAGACGACCACGCCCAGGCCGCTACCGCCATGGATGCAGCGACAGCAGCAGCGCCCGAACTGACCGATGTGGTTGCCACGCAGGCCGAGACCCAAACCGCCGAAGCGCCACCGGCAAAACCGCGCCGCCATCGCCGCAAGAAGGCAGCCGCTACCGCGGCCGAAGCCGACCCGTCACCCGCCGAGGCACAGGCGGTGATGAGCGCGCCCGCGTCCGCCGAGACGCCACCCGCGGCCAGCACACCGCCGGCCACCGATAGCAGCATGGCGTCGGCTGCGGCTCCGCCGGCCGAGCAACCGCCAGTCGCGGCGGCAAGCGATGACAGCACAGCCGCAGCGACCAAGAAGCGGCGCAGCCGGCGCAAGAAAGCTCAACCTCCCGCCGGCGATGAAGCAACGGAGACGCCAGGTGAGTCAACCTAG
- a CDS encoding isocitrate/isopropylmalate dehydrogenase family protein, which translates to MAYNVTLIRGDGTGPELVEATRRVLEATGVAFNWDIVDAGVDVMETAGTPLPPNVLESIRRNKVALKGPITTPIGTGFRSVNVALRKELDLYACIRPCKLYPGVPSRFDKVDLVIVRENTEDLYAGVEFPVGSPEARQIINMAPGKIREDAAISIKPISRSGTRRIVKAAFDYAVANNRRKVTAVTKANIMKYTDGLFYEVAREVAREYEGQIAYDEYLIDALCMQLVLRPENFDVLVLPNLYGDIVSDLCAGLVGGLGVAPGANIGTDAALFEATHGSAPKYKGLNKVNPTALILSGVLMLRHLGEREAADRLEQAVAAVIAEGKDVTYDLKPNRNDPTAVGTSQMADAIIRKLQSL; encoded by the coding sequence ATGGCGTATAACGTTACCCTGATCCGCGGCGACGGAACGGGGCCGGAGCTGGTGGAAGCGACGCGGCGGGTGCTGGAGGCTACCGGCGTGGCGTTCAACTGGGACATTGTCGATGCGGGCGTGGACGTCATGGAAACTGCCGGCACGCCGCTGCCGCCCAATGTGCTGGAGAGCATCCGGCGTAACAAAGTGGCGCTGAAGGGGCCGATCACCACCCCGATCGGCACCGGCTTCCGTTCGGTCAACGTGGCGCTGCGCAAAGAGCTCGATCTGTACGCCTGTATCCGGCCCTGCAAGCTCTATCCGGGCGTGCCCTCGCGCTTCGACAAGGTCGATCTGGTAATCGTGCGCGAAAACACCGAAGACCTCTACGCCGGGGTGGAGTTTCCGGTCGGCAGCCCGGAAGCCAGGCAGATCATCAACATGGCGCCGGGCAAGATCCGCGAGGACGCAGCGATCTCGATCAAGCCCATCTCGCGCAGCGGCACGCGGCGCATCGTCAAAGCGGCCTTTGACTACGCCGTCGCTAACAACCGCCGCAAAGTCACTGCCGTAACCAAGGCCAACATCATGAAGTACACGGACGGCCTGTTCTACGAGGTGGCCCGCGAGGTGGCGCGCGAGTACGAAGGCCAGATCGCGTACGATGAGTACCTGATCGACGCGCTGTGCATGCAACTGGTGCTGCGACCAGAGAACTTCGACGTGCTGGTACTGCCCAACCTGTACGGCGACATCGTCTCCGATCTGTGCGCCGGCCTGGTCGGCGGGCTGGGCGTTGCGCCGGGCGCCAACATCGGCACGGATGCTGCCCTGTTCGAGGCGACCCATGGTTCAGCGCCCAAGTATAAGGGCCTCAACAAGGTCAATCCAACCGCGTTGATCCTGTCGGGCGTGTTGATGCTGCGCCACCTGGGCGAGCGCGAGGCCGCCGACCGCCTGGAACAAGCGGTGGCCGCGGTCATCGCCGAGGGCAAGGACGTGACCTACGACCTCAAGCCCAACCGCAACGATCCGACGGCAGTGGGCACCTCGCAGATGGCCGACGCGATCATCCGCAAGCTGCAGAGCCTCTAA
- a CDS encoding sirohydrochlorin chelatase, producing MSDALLVMVHGSPLPIANQDMYAVVDIVRARGVFPIVEVGFMECNEPSIPQAIARCVAQGATRVIAVPYFLHTGKHVTDDLPGLLEAAQAQYPTVTFLMGDYLGHDPLLADVLAERVAATRR from the coding sequence ATGAGCGATGCGTTACTGGTGATGGTTCACGGCTCGCCCCTGCCCATTGCGAATCAAGACATGTATGCGGTGGTGGACATCGTGCGCGCGCGCGGCGTGTTTCCGATCGTCGAGGTCGGCTTTATGGAGTGTAACGAACCCTCCATCCCGCAAGCCATCGCCCGCTGCGTGGCACAGGGCGCGACACGGGTGATCGCCGTGCCCTATTTTCTACATACCGGCAAACACGTGACCGATGACCTGCCCGGCCTGCTGGAAGCCGCGCAGGCGCAATATCCGACGGTCACCTTCCTGATGGGCGACTACCTGGGCCATGATCCGCTGCTGGCCGACGTGCTGGCCGAGCGCGTCGCGGCCACTCGCCGCTGA
- the ribE gene encoding riboflavin synthase: protein MFTGIVEEIGTVLATTLDAEVGRRLTIGCRRVVEDARLGDSIAVNGVCLTVTECAADRFSVGISPETLRRTNLGCLRVGSPVNLERSLQVGGRLGGHYVQGHVDGTGVIERIVPDGDSLRVTIRPPQRLLPYIVEKGYIAVDGTSLTVAERAAETFTIALIAYTRGAVIMGRQQVGDLVNLEVDIMAKYVESLLSRRPAPFGERA, encoded by the coding sequence GTGTTTACCGGCATTGTTGAGGAGATAGGGACGGTGCTGGCCACCACGCTCGACGCCGAGGTCGGGCGCCGGCTGACGATCGGTTGCCGGCGCGTGGTGGAGGATGCACGTCTGGGTGACAGCATCGCCGTCAACGGCGTCTGTCTGACGGTGACCGAGTGCGCCGCGGATCGCTTCAGCGTGGGCATCAGCCCGGAAACGCTGCGGCGCACCAACCTGGGCTGCCTGCGGGTGGGCAGTCCCGTTAACCTTGAGCGTTCGTTGCAGGTAGGCGGACGGCTGGGCGGGCACTATGTCCAGGGCCATGTGGACGGCACCGGCGTGATCGAGCGCATCGTGCCCGACGGCGATTCACTGCGCGTCACGATCCGCCCGCCGCAGCGCCTCCTGCCCTACATCGTCGAGAAGGGCTACATTGCGGTTGACGGCACCAGCCTGACGGTGGCCGAGCGTGCCGCCGAGACCTTCACCATCGCGCTGATCGCCTATACGCGCGGCGCGGTGATCATGGGCCGGCAGCAGGTCGGCGACCTGGTCAACCTGGAGGTCGATATCATGGCCAAGTACGTTGAGTCACTGCTCAGCCGGCGCCCGGCGCCTTTCGGGGAGCGCGCCTGA
- a CDS encoding phosphoribosylanthranilate isomerase: MSQPSRRPAVKICGLLTPEQASTAVRLGADLIGLVFAASRRQVSPEQAATLVAAARAAATARGRPIAIVGVFVNEQPAHINALVRALGLDWVQLSGHETPDQAAQIAAPIVKAIRFDGHASEAAWLATAASHPAGATPLLVDAATQGMFGGSGRVADWQRAAELARRRQVWLAGGLTPDNVGMAIDVVQPHVVDVSSGVESNGIKDPAKIAAFLDAVRATAHT, from the coding sequence GTGAGTCAACCTAGTCGTCGACCGGCCGTCAAAATCTGTGGCCTGCTCACGCCTGAACAGGCGAGCACAGCCGTGCGTCTCGGCGCCGATCTGATCGGGCTGGTCTTCGCTGCCAGCCGGCGGCAGGTCAGTCCAGAGCAGGCCGCCACGCTTGTGGCTGCGGCGCGGGCCGCAGCGACGGCGCGCGGTCGGCCCATAGCGATCGTTGGCGTCTTCGTCAATGAGCAACCGGCGCACATCAACGCGCTTGTGCGCGCGCTGGGCCTGGATTGGGTCCAACTCAGCGGACATGAGACGCCCGATCAGGCAGCACAGATCGCTGCGCCGATCGTCAAGGCGATCCGCTTCGATGGACATGCCAGCGAAGCGGCGTGGCTGGCAACCGCCGCATCCCATCCGGCCGGCGCCACGCCCTTGCTGGTCGATGCGGCGACGCAGGGGATGTTTGGCGGCTCGGGCCGCGTTGCCGACTGGCAGCGCGCCGCGGAGCTGGCCCGCCGGCGCCAGGTCTGGCTGGCGGGCGGGCTAACGCCCGACAATGTCGGCATGGCGATTGATGTCGTCCAGCCGCACGTCGTGGATGTCAGCAGCGGCGTTGAAAGCAACGGGATCAAGGATCCCGCCAAAATCGCCGCCTTCCTCGACGCAGTGCGCGCTACGGCGCACACGTGA
- a CDS encoding adenine phosphoribosyltransferase gives MSRDLKALIRNVPDFPIPGVQFKDITTLLRDGAAFQEVIDRLVSHYQDQRVDVVVGVESRGFIFSAPVAYRLGAGLVPIRKPGKLPAATVEVEYDLEYGANTLQIHADAFSPGARVLIVDDLLATGGTIGAAAELVKRLGGEIVGLAFVIELTFLNGRERLRDYPIVSLIQF, from the coding sequence ATGAGTCGCGATCTCAAGGCATTAATCCGCAACGTGCCGGATTTTCCGATCCCCGGCGTTCAGTTCAAGGATATTACCACACTCCTGCGCGACGGCGCCGCCTTCCAGGAAGTGATCGATCGTTTGGTGAGCCACTACCAGGATCAGCGCGTCGATGTGGTTGTCGGCGTTGAGTCGCGCGGTTTCATCTTCTCCGCGCCGGTCGCCTACCGGCTGGGCGCCGGGCTGGTGCCGATTCGCAAGCCCGGCAAGCTGCCCGCTGCTACGGTCGAAGTCGAGTACGATCTGGAATATGGCGCCAACACGCTGCAGATCCATGCTGATGCCTTCAGTCCAGGCGCGCGCGTGCTGATTGTGGACGATCTGCTGGCTACCGGCGGCACGATCGGCGCGGCTGCGGAGCTGGTCAAGCGTCTGGGCGGCGAGATCGTTGGGCTGGCTTTCGTGATCGAACTGACCTTTCTCAACGGCCGCGAGCGGTTGCGCGACTATCCGATCGTCTCACTGATCCAATTCTGA
- a CDS encoding bifunctional 3,4-dihydroxy-2-butanone-4-phosphate synthase/GTP cyclohydrolase II codes for MPLATIEEALRDYAAGRFVIIVDDEDRENEGDLACAAQHVTPEHIAFMAREGRGLICLAITGQRLDELQIPLMVGHNTSPFGTNFTVSIEAAQGVTTGISAYDRAHTIRTVLDPRTQPQDLARPGHVFPLRAMDGGVLVRPGQTEAAVDLARLAGLYPAGVICEIMNDDGTMARLPQLEAFAARHGLKIISVAQLIAYRRAHESPARLVSRAQLPTRFGMFTALAYTSPLDPGETVALVMGELDGDPPPLARLHSECLTGDAFGSLRCDCGPQLEAALRRIADEGRGVLVYLRQEGRGIGLHNKLRAYALQEQGLDTVEANHALGFPADLRDYGLGAQILLDLGLRRVRLMTNNPRKVRALQSYGLEVEQVPLQVGATPENRRYLAAKRDKLGHTLEVKHARALR; via the coding sequence ATGCCGCTTGCAACGATTGAAGAAGCGCTGCGCGACTATGCCGCCGGCAGGTTCGTGATCATCGTGGACGACGAGGATCGCGAAAACGAGGGCGATCTGGCCTGCGCGGCGCAGCATGTCACACCCGAGCATATCGCCTTTATGGCGCGCGAAGGTCGTGGTCTGATCTGCCTGGCGATCACCGGCCAGCGGCTCGACGAGCTGCAGATCCCGCTGATGGTCGGACACAACACCTCGCCCTTCGGCACCAACTTCACCGTCTCGATCGAAGCGGCGCAGGGCGTAACCACCGGCATTTCAGCGTACGACCGCGCGCACACGATTCGCACCGTGCTCGATCCGCGCACGCAGCCGCAGGACCTGGCGCGACCCGGCCATGTGTTTCCGCTGCGGGCCATGGACGGCGGCGTGTTGGTGCGGCCCGGCCAGACCGAGGCCGCCGTCGATCTGGCGCGTCTGGCGGGTCTGTACCCCGCCGGCGTGATCTGCGAGATCATGAACGATGACGGCACCATGGCGCGCCTGCCGCAGTTGGAAGCCTTTGCCGCGCGTCATGGTCTCAAGATCATCAGCGTGGCGCAGCTGATCGCCTACCGCCGCGCGCACGAGTCGCCCGCACGCCTGGTGAGCCGCGCGCAGCTCCCGACGCGCTTCGGGATGTTCACAGCGCTGGCCTACACCAGCCCGCTCGATCCGGGCGAAACCGTAGCCCTGGTGATGGGCGAGCTCGACGGCGATCCGCCACCGCTGGCACGGCTCCACTCCGAGTGCCTCACCGGCGATGCGTTTGGCAGTCTGCGCTGCGACTGTGGGCCGCAACTGGAGGCCGCGCTGCGGCGCATCGCCGACGAGGGCCGCGGCGTGCTGGTGTATCTGCGACAGGAAGGCCGTGGCATCGGGCTGCACAACAAGCTGCGCGCCTATGCTCTGCAAGAGCAGGGGCTCGACACGGTGGAGGCCAATCATGCGCTGGGCTTTCCCGCCGATCTGCGCGACTACGGGCTGGGCGCGCAGATTCTGCTCGATCTCGGCCTGCGCCGCGTGCGGCTGATGACCAACAATCCACGCAAGGTGCGCGCCTTGCAGAGCTACGGTCTGGAGGTGGAACAGGTGCCGTTGCAGGTGGGCGCGACGCCGGAGAACCGGCGCTACCTGGCGGCCAAACGTGACAAACTGGGCCATACCCTGGAGGTGAAACATGCGCGTGCTCTCCGGTGA
- the trpC gene encoding indole-3-glycerol phosphate synthase TrpC, with the protein MSTETYLDRILAHKREEIARQRLKVPFEQIRQRAADAPPARPFAQALRQPHRLALIAEIKHKSPSKGVLLAPFDPLALARTYLDNGADALSVLTDVRFFGGSLQYLKAIRELQATLGPAGQAPLLRKDFVLDPYQVYEARAYGADAVLLIVAALEDALLRELLALSQALGMDALVEVHDETELERALAAGATVIGVNNRDLRTFYVDLATTERLAAHLTGCDRPVLVAESGIAGAADLARLRACQADAILVGEAIVTASDIAAKVRELAGRGA; encoded by the coding sequence ATGAGCACGGAAACCTACCTGGATCGCATTCTGGCCCACAAACGTGAGGAGATCGCTCGTCAACGGCTGAAAGTCCCCTTTGAGCAGATCCGCCAGCGCGCCGCCGATGCCCCGCCGGCGCGGCCGTTCGCCCAGGCGCTGCGCCAGCCGCACCGTCTGGCGTTGATTGCCGAGATCAAGCATAAAAGTCCCTCCAAGGGCGTGCTGCTGGCGCCCTTCGACCCGCTGGCCCTGGCGCGCACCTACCTGGACAACGGCGCAGATGCGCTCTCCGTGTTGACCGACGTCCGCTTCTTTGGCGGCAGCTTGCAGTATCTCAAGGCCATCCGCGAACTGCAAGCGACCCTGGGTCCGGCGGGGCAGGCGCCGCTGCTGCGCAAGGATTTCGTTCTCGATCCCTATCAGGTCTATGAGGCGCGCGCCTATGGTGCCGACGCGGTACTGCTGATCGTCGCGGCCCTGGAGGATGCCCTGCTGCGTGAGCTGCTGGCCCTCAGCCAGGCGCTGGGCATGGATGCACTGGTGGAGGTGCACGACGAGACCGAACTGGAGCGGGCCCTGGCTGCTGGCGCGACGGTTATCGGCGTCAATAATCGCGATCTGCGCACCTTTTACGTTGACCTGGCGACCACCGAACGGCTGGCCGCGCATCTCACCGGCTGCGACCGGCCGGTGCTGGTTGCCGAGAGTGGCATCGCCGGGGCTGCCGATCTGGCGCGTTTGCGGGCCTGTCAGGCGGATGCTATACTTGTTGGCGAAGCGATCGTGACCGCCTCGGATATCGCGGCCAAGGTCCGCGAACTGGCCGGGCGCGGTGCGTAA
- the ribD gene encoding bifunctional diaminohydroxyphosphoribosylaminopyrimidine deaminase/5-amino-6-(5-phosphoribosylamino)uracil reductase RibD yields MQQHDAIWMEQALALAERARGRTAPNPPVGAVVVRDGQIVGQGWTQPPGGAHAEVMALREAGPAARGAELYVTLEPCTFWGRTPPCTSAIIESGIRRVWFAARDPDPRIGAGAAVVLARAGIPATQLEAYRAQAEEQIAAFRCWRLARRPLVIAKYAMTLDGRIATLSGDSRWVSGAAARRRVHELRDQVDAIMVGVGTLLADDPLLTTRLEDHWRPVRHPLRVIVDSHGRTPLTARVVDPALPGRTLIATVDPDPHWRAALRERGVEVIRLPPDNVGRVALPALLHWLAEHEITSLLVEGGGTLLGALAHAHLIDRIWAFVAPKLVGGRTAPGPLGDPGVARMAEALPCQIVRHELVGSDVLIIAQPVPSEAVAQPGYEEEQRVYRHC; encoded by the coding sequence ATGCAACAGCACGACGCGATCTGGATGGAGCAAGCCCTGGCGCTGGCCGAACGCGCGCGGGGGCGTACAGCGCCCAATCCGCCAGTTGGCGCAGTCGTGGTGCGCGACGGTCAGATCGTCGGGCAGGGTTGGACCCAGCCGCCCGGCGGCGCGCACGCCGAGGTCATGGCGCTGCGCGAAGCGGGGCCCGCAGCCCGTGGGGCCGAGCTCTACGTCACGCTGGAGCCGTGTACCTTCTGGGGGCGCACGCCTCCCTGCACCAGCGCGATCATCGAGTCCGGCATCCGCCGGGTCTGGTTTGCGGCCCGCGATCCCGATCCACGCATCGGCGCAGGCGCAGCGGTGGTGCTGGCGCGCGCCGGCATTCCGGCGACGCAGCTTGAAGCCTACCGTGCGCAGGCCGAGGAGCAGATTGCGGCGTTTCGCTGCTGGCGACTGGCGCGGCGCCCCCTGGTGATCGCCAAGTACGCCATGACTCTCGATGGCCGCATCGCCACGCTGAGCGGCGACAGCCGCTGGGTGAGCGGCGCGGCGGCGCGGCGGCGCGTGCATGAGCTGCGCGATCAGGTGGACGCGATCATGGTGGGCGTGGGCACGTTGCTGGCCGATGATCCCCTGCTCACCACGCGGCTGGAGGATCACTGGCGTCCGGTACGCCATCCCCTGCGGGTGATCGTCGATAGTCACGGGCGCACGCCGTTGACGGCGCGGGTGGTCGATCCGGCGCTGCCGGGCCGGACGCTGATCGCCACCGTTGATCCCGATCCGCACTGGCGCGCGGCACTGCGCGAGCGTGGCGTGGAGGTGATCCGCCTACCCCCGGATAACGTCGGCCGCGTGGCGCTACCGGCGCTGCTACATTGGCTGGCCGAGCACGAGATCACCAGTCTGCTGGTCGAGGGTGGCGGCACGCTACTGGGCGCGTTGGCCCACGCGCACCTGATCGATCGCATCTGGGCCTTTGTCGCGCCCAAGCTGGTCGGCGGACGCACTGCGCCCGGGCCGCTCGGCGATCCCGGTGTGGCGCGCATGGCCGAGGCCCTGCCCTGCCAGATCGTACGACACGAGCTGGTCGGTAGCGATGTGTTGATCATCGCCCAACCGGTGCCGAGCGAGGCTGTGGCGCAGCCTGGTTACGAGGAGGAGCAGCGTGTTTACCGGCATTGTTGA
- a CDS encoding Trm112 family protein — protein sequence MSQRNASRSGGRTSLRRLLALAAAGLAAWVGLRLYRQYQEDSTFDLAPVGNTAGNGSAGQPRTISKELLEILACPADKQPVELQDDRFLVCRSCGRRYPIEDGIPIMLIEEGDKYRDESLISA from the coding sequence ATGTCGCAACGAAACGCCAGTCGATCCGGTGGACGAACATCGCTGCGCCGGCTGCTCGCACTGGCAGCGGCTGGGCTAGCCGCCTGGGTTGGGCTGCGGCTCTACCGTCAGTACCAGGAGGACAGCACCTTCGATCTTGCGCCGGTGGGCAACACCGCCGGCAACGGCTCGGCGGGCCAGCCGCGCACGATCAGCAAGGAATTGCTGGAGATCCTGGCCTGCCCCGCCGACAAGCAGCCGGTCGAGTTGCAAGACGACCGCTTCCTGGTGTGCCGCAGCTGTGGTCGGCGCTATCCGATCGAGGATGGCATTCCGATCATGCTGATCGAAGAGGGCGACAAATATCGCGACGAGAGCCTGATCTCGGCCTGA
- the ribE gene encoding 6,7-dimethyl-8-ribityllumazine synthase codes for MRVLSGDYNGAGLRIGIVVSRWNEFITKQLLLGALDGLLRHGVRRDDITVVHVPGSFEVPLACKKLAERGTLDAVIALGAVIRGATTHYDHVAGAATSGVAQVGLQTGVPCIFGIITTENIEQAIERAGTKAGNKGFEAALTAIEMARVLRAIDA; via the coding sequence ATGCGCGTGCTCTCCGGTGACTACAACGGCGCGGGGTTGCGCATCGGCATCGTCGTCAGCCGCTGGAACGAGTTCATCACCAAACAGCTGCTGCTGGGTGCGCTGGATGGATTGTTGCGGCATGGGGTGCGCCGCGACGACATCACCGTGGTGCATGTGCCCGGTTCGTTTGAAGTGCCGCTCGCTTGCAAAAAACTGGCCGAGCGCGGCACGCTTGACGCGGTGATCGCTTTGGGCGCAGTGATCCGCGGCGCAACAACGCACTACGACCACGTCGCCGGCGCAGCGACCAGCGGTGTGGCGCAGGTGGGCCTCCAGACCGGTGTGCCGTGCATCTTCGGCATTATCACCACCGAGAACATCGAGCAGGCGATCGAGCGCGCCGGCACCAAGGCGGGTAACAAAGGCTTCGAAGCGGCGCTGACCGCCATCGAAATGGCGCGCGTACTGCGGGCGATCGACGCCTAA
- a CDS encoding sirohydrochlorin chelatase codes for MKDAIILFSHGSVLCGAGQNLFELAEHMRRQNAAPIVEVGFLNYSEPRFGEAVRRCVERGATTITVVPYFLVAGKFVQEDLPDQLATVQAAFPDVELRVAEAIRFHPLLADALLACATRAQPPSAWRDSRAQAAAFCRANPRCPLYGTEDCPATRPLEVDS; via the coding sequence ATGAAGGACGCGATCATTCTGTTCAGCCATGGCAGCGTGCTGTGTGGCGCAGGCCAGAACCTGTTCGAGCTGGCCGAGCACATGCGCCGACAGAACGCCGCGCCGATCGTTGAGGTCGGCTTTCTGAACTATAGCGAACCGCGCTTCGGTGAAGCTGTGCGCCGCTGTGTCGAGCGTGGCGCGACTACGATCACGGTGGTACCCTACTTCCTGGTCGCGGGCAAGTTCGTCCAAGAAGATCTTCCCGATCAGCTCGCCACCGTGCAGGCCGCCTTTCCCGATGTCGAACTGCGCGTGGCGGAGGCCATCCGCTTCCATCCGCTGCTGGCCGACGCCCTACTGGCCTGTGCCACGCGTGCCCAGCCGCCGTCAGCCTGGCGCGACAGCCGCGCGCAGGCGGCGGCCTTCTGCCGCGCCAATCCGCGCTGCCCGCTCTACGGCACCGAGGATTGTCCGGCAACCCGTCCGCTGGAGGTTGATTCATGA